A genomic stretch from Primulina huaijiensis isolate GDHJ02 chromosome 14, ASM1229523v2, whole genome shotgun sequence includes:
- the LOC140957399 gene encoding uncharacterized protein: MGAGSRICPELSLDCPSSSKYFIQKPIGEFLEEVSRICSVSEKISKLDEYVSRLQDEIKKIYGFKRELPLCMLLLNDAIVMMKGELMKCRRSSTQPLMLKEFIPLKKDEVETIKENAFTNIDDERSRENSLRLGNLNNDHHFRNSGFDNIKQMLKPDKSRKRAKEEMNKSLEIMVKEEDDELSLARLKRNRLLRSGEVGRLNCITGLWKPCSSSEVLELLRLG, from the exons ATGGGTGCGGGATCCAGAATCTGCCCGGAACTCAGCTTGGATTGCCCGTCTTCATCGAAATATTTCATTCAAAAACCAATCGGGGAGTTTCTTGAAGAAGTTTCGAGGATTTGTAGCGTGTCTGAGAAGATTTCGAAGCTCGATGAATATGTCAGTAGGCTGCAAGATGAGATTAAGAAGATCTATGGGTTTAAAAGAGAACTCCCTTTGTGCATGCTCCTTTTGAACGATG CAATTGTGATGATGAAAGGTGAGTTAATGAAGTGCAGAAGATCAAGTACACAGCCATTAATGTTGAAAGAATTCATACCATTGAAGAAAGATGAAGTTGAAACCATTAAAGAGAATGCTTTTACAAATATCGATGATGAAAGGAGTCGGGAGAATTCTCTGCGGTTGGGAAACTTAAACAACGATCACCATTTTCGAAATTCGGGTTTCGATAACATCAAACAAATGTTAAAACCAGATAAAAGTAGAAAG AGAGCTAAAGAAGAAATGAACAAGTCATTAGAGATCATGGTGAAAGAAGAGGATGATGAATTATCTCTAGCAAGGCTGAAGAGAAACAGACTACTAAGAAGCGGAGAAGTTGGTCGCCTGAATTGCATCACCGGTTTGTGGAAGCCTTGCTCAAGCTCGGAGGTGCTCGAG CTGCTACGCCTAGGCTGA
- the LOC140957120 gene encoding polyadenylate-binding protein RBP47-like, with protein sequence MNGGDSNQQQKMQQQQYQQQWAAMQQYQQHWMAMHYSAMAMQQRMMYNVHYVPYYHSHHMQQQYQKQQTLPIKNNHQIQSSGDDNKTIWIGDLQQWMDEDYLQSCFSQTGEVVSVKTIRNKQTGQSERYGFVEFNSHAAAEKVLQSCNGTMMPNTEQPFRLNWAGFSASDRRPEAGSDLSIFVGDLATDVTDEMLHDIFASKYPSVKGAKVVIDLSTGRPKGYGFVRFGDENDRSQALTEMNGVCCSSRPMRVGVATPKKPSVQQQYSPQAVVFSGGYASNGAVPQGQSDSDSPNTTIFVGGLDTDVTDEELRQCFTPFGDILSVKIPAGKGCGFVQFANRSDAEEALQRLSGTVIGKQTVRLSWGRNLGNKQIRMDSNNGTYYGRQVNNGYGHTKTTAFGASSNGHTNHQQPVN encoded by the exons ATGAACGGTGGAGATTCGAATCAGCAGCAGAAGATGCAACAACAGCAGTACCAGCAGCAGTGGGCGGCGATGCAGCAGTATCAGCAGCATTGGATGGCGATGCACTATTCGGCCATGGCGATGCAGCAGCGGATGATGTACAATGTGCATTACGTGCCGTACTACCACAGCCACCATATGCAGCAGCAGTATCAGAAGCAGCAGACGCTCCCGATAAAGAATAATCATCAGATTCAGAGCTCGGGTGATGATAACAAGACCATATGGATTGGAGATCTTCAGCAGTGGATGGATGAAGATTATCTGCAATCTTGCTTTTCTCAAACTGGAGAG GTTGTTTCGGTCAAGACCATACGCAACAAGCAGACTGGCCAATCAGAGAGATACGGATTCGTCGAGTTCAATTCTCATGCTGCAGCTGAGAAAGTCCTACAAAGCTGCAACGGAACCATGATGCCAAATACTGAGCAACCCTTCCGCTTAAACTGGGCAGGATTTAGCGCCAGTGATAGGCGCCCTGAAGCTGGTTCTGATTTGTCAATATTTGTTGGAGATTTGGCTACTGATGTTACTGATGAGATGTTGCATGATATCTTTGCCTCTAAATATCCATCTGTGAAAGGTGCAAAAGTAGTAATTGATTTGAGCACTGGTCGTCCAAAAGGTTATGGCTTTGTCAGGTTTGGTGATGAAAATGATAGGTCTCAAGCCTTGACTGAAATGAATGGTGTGTGTTGTTCTAGTAGACCTATGCGTGTTGGTGTTGCAACTCCTAAGAAACCTTCAGTTCAGCAACAATATTCTCCACAAG CTGTGGTATTTTCTGGTGGATATGCATCGAATGGTGCTGTGCCCCAAGGTCAGTCGGATAGTGATTCGCCAAACACGACA ATATTTGTGGGAGGACTAGACACTGATGTCACTGATGAAGAACTCAGACAGTGTTTTACTCCATTTGGAGACATTCTCTCTGTAAAAATACCTGCTGGAAAGGGATGTGGCTTCGTACAATTTGCAAACAG AAGCGATGCAGAGGAAGCACTTCAGAGATTAAGCGGCACGGTTATTGGCAAGCAGACAGTTCGCCTTTCTTGGGGCCGAAATCTGGGAAACAAACAG ATAAGAATGGATTCTAATAATGGCACATACTATGGCAGACAAGTTAACAACGGATACGGACACACCAAGACTACAGCTTTTGGAGCGTCTTCAAATGGTCACACAAACCATCAGCAGCCAGTGAACTAG
- the LOC140956706 gene encoding presequence protease 1, chloroplastic/mitochondrial-like codes for MERATLLRAISSSSSSSVLVSARFFSRSTHRLSRLPKRHRLIPNTGRSSMFRRHIGLVSAASRPSLHLKKHFSNFSVQSVATSNPQSAPEALGADDSVAEKLGFEKVSEEFIEECKSRAVLYKHKKTGAEIMSVSNEDENKVFGIVFRTPPKDSTGIPHILEHSVLCGSRKYPLKEPFVELLKGSLHTFLNAFTYPDRTCYPVASTNTKDFYNLVDVYLDAVFFPKCVNDIKTFQQEGWHYELNDPSEDITYKGVVFNEMKGVYSQPDSILGRASQQALFPDNAYGVDSGGDPQVIPKLTFEEFKEFHRKYYHPSNARIWFYGDDDPTERLRILSEYLDMFEANSAPEESKIDSQKLFSEPIRVVEKYPATEAVDSKKKHMVCLNWLLSETPLDLETELAVGFLDHLMMGTPASPLRKILLESGLGEAIVGGGVQDELLQPQFSIGLKGVSEDDIQKVEELIMSTLKKLADEGFDSDAVEASMNTIEFSLRENNTGSFPRGLALMLRSVGKWIYDMDPFEPLKYQEPLKALKARIANEGSKAVFAPFIEKFILNNRHLATIEMQPDPDKASRDEAIEKKNLENVKASMTPEDLAELARATLELKLKQETPDPPEALKCVPCLSLQDIPKKPMHIPTEVGDINGIKVLKHDLFTNDVLYAEVVFNMSSLKQELLPLVPLFCQSLLEMGTKDMDFVQLNQLIGRKTGGISVYPFTSSVRGKKDPCSHIIVRGKAMSERSEDLFNLVNCVLQDVQLTDQKRFRQFVSQSKARMENRLRGSGHGIAAARMDAKLNVAGWISEQMGGLSYLEFLRSLEKRVDEDWPEISASLEEIRKTLISKNDCLINLTADGKNLKNSEKHISNFLDMLPNTSPVASIPLSARLSPANEAIVVPTQVNYVGKAANLFDTGYKLKGSAYVISKYLNNTWLWDRVRVSGGAYGGFCDFDTHSGVFSYLSYRDPNLLKTLDVYDGTNNFLKELEMDDDALTKAIIGTIGDVDAYQLPDAKGYSSLLRYLLGVTEEERRMRREEILSTRLDDFKEFADFIEAVKDKGVVVVVASPDDVDAANKLRPNFFEVKKAL; via the exons ATGGAGAGAGCAACGCTGCTACGCGCAATTTCCTCCTCCTCTTCTTCCTCTGTGCTCGTATCAGCTCGATTCTTCTCCCGCTCCACTCACCGCCTCTCTCGCCTCCCGAAAAGGCATCGTCTGATCCCCAACACTGGCCGTAGCTCAATGTTCCGCCGCCATATCGGACTCGTCTCCGCCGCCTCTCGTCCTTCTCTTCATTTGAAGAAACACTTCTCTAATTTCTCCGTTCAATCAGTTGCAACCTCAAATCCTCAGTCAGCTCCAG AGGCTTTGGGAGCTGATGATTCCGTGGCGGAGAAGCTTGGTTTTGAGAAAGTGTCGGAGGAATTTATCGAGGAGTGTAAATCAAGAGCTGTGTTGTATAAGCACAAGAAGACTGGGGCTGAGATTATGTCTGTATCCAACGAGGATGAAAATAAAGTTTTTGGCATTGTCTTCCGGACTCCTCC AAAAGATTCGACAGGAATCCCTCACATTTTGGAACACAGTGTGTTGTGTGGTTCAAGAAAGTATCCATTGAAAGAACCCTTTGTCGAGTTGTTGAAAGGGAGCTTGCACACATTTTTGAATGCTTTTACATATCCAGATAGGACCTGCTATCCCGTCGCTTCAACAAACACAAAG GACTTCTATAACTTGGTCGACGTATACTTAGATGCGGTCTTTTTCCCTAAGTGTGTGAATGACATAAAGACATTTCAGCAGGAAGGTTGGCATTATGAACTGAATGATCCCTCGGAGGACATAACTTATAAAG GCGTTGTTTTCAATGAGATGAAAGGTGTCTATTCTCAGCCAGACAGCATACTGGGCCGTGCTTCCCAACAG GCACTTTTTCCTGACAATGCATATGGCGTCGACAGTGGTGGCGATCCACAAGTCATTCCCAAACTCACTTTTGAGGAATTCAAG GAGTTCCACCGTAAATATTACCATCCCAGCAATGCTAGGATATGGTTTTATGGAGACGATGATCCCACTGAACGCCTACGCATTTTAAGTG AATACCTAGATATGTTTGAAGCAAATTCAGCTCCAGAGGAGTCAAAAATTGATTCTCAGAAACTATTCTCAGAACCCATTAGGGTTGTTGAGAAATATCCTGCTACTGAAGCTGTTGACTCAAAAAAGAAGCATATGGTGTGCCTTAATTGGCTACTCTCTGAGACGCCTTTAGACTTGGAAACTGAATTGGCCGTCGGTTTTCTCGATCATTTAATGATGGGAACTCCTGCTTCTcctttgagaaaaattttactGGAGAGTGGTCTAGGAGAAGCTATTGTTGGTGGTGGGGTTCAAGATGAGCTTCTTCAACCTCAGTTTAGTATAGGATTAAAAGGTGTATCAGAAGATGACATTCAAAAAGTAGAGGAATTAATCATGAGTACACTGAAAAAACTCGCCGATGAAGGCTTTGATTCTGATGCGGTGGAGGCATCGATGAATACAATTGAGTTTTCTCTCAGAGAAAACAATACCGGATCATTTCCGCGTGGCTTAGCACTGATGCTTCGTTCCGTT GGGAAATGGATTTATGACATGGATCCATTCGAGCCATTGAAATATCAAGAACCTTTGAAGGCGTTGAAAGCTAGAATAGCCAACGAGGGCTCCAAAGCAGTCTTTGCTCCCTTTatagaaaaattcattttaaataacCGGCATCTTGCAACTATTGAAATGCAG CCTGATCCAGATAAGGCTTCCCGCGATGAAgcaattgagaaaaaaaatctgGAAAATGTGAAAGCTAGTATGACACCAGAGGATCTTGCTGAATTGGCACGTGCAACACTTGAACTTAAGTTGAAACAGGAGACTCCTGATCCACCAGAAGCTCTGAAATGTGTACCTTGCCTTTCTTTACAAGACATTCCTAAAAAGCCTATGCACATTCCTACTGAG GTTGGTGATATTAATGGGATAAAGGTGTTGAAGCATGACCTCTTCACAAATGATGTTCTATATGCTGAAGTTGTTTTCAATATGAGCTCTTTGAAGCAAGAGCTTCTTCCTTTGGTGCCACTATTCTG CCAGTCGCTGCTGGAGATGGGCACAAAAGACATGGATTTCGTACAACTGAATCAATTAATTGGAAGGAAAACTGGTGGCATTTCTGTGTATCCCTTCACATCATCTGTGCGGGGTAAGAAGGATCCTTGCAGCCATATAATTGTTCGAGGCAAAGCTATGTCTGAACGTTCCGAAGATTTGTTTAACCTT GTCAACTGTGTTCTTCAAGATGTTCAACTGACGGACCAAAAGCGCTTTAGGCAGTTTGTTTCTCAAAGCAAAGCAAGAATGGAG AACCGTCTAAGAGGCAGTGGGCATGGCATTGCGGCTGCAAGAATGGATGCAAAGCTCAATGTTGCTGGTTGGATATCTGAACAGATGGGCGGCCTCAG TTATTTGGAATTTTTACGATCTCTTGAAAAAAGAGTCGATGAAGACTGGCCAGAAATATCTGCTTCACTTGAGGAGATACGTAAAACCTTGATTTCCAAAAACGATTGCCTAATAAATTTGACTGCTGATGGAAAAAACCTTAAGAACTCGGAGAAGCATATCAGCAATTTTCTTGATATGCTTCCAAACACGTCCCCAGTTGCTTCGATTCCTTTGAGCGCTAGACTCTCCCCCGCAAATGAAGCAATTGTGGTGCCCACTCAG GTCAATTATGTTGGAAAAGCGGCTAACCTTTTTGATACTGGCTATAAACTTAAAGGCAGTGCATATGTTATCTCTAAGTACTTAAACAACACGTGGTTGTGGGACCGTGTTCGAGTTAGTGGTGGAGCTTATGGAGGATTTTGTGATTTTGACACTCACTCAG GTGTGTTTTCATACTTGTCCTACAGAGACCCCAACTTGTTGAAGACTCTTGATGTTTATGATGGAACCAACAATTTTTTGAAAGAACTTGAAATGGATGATGATGCTCTCACTAAGGCAATTATAGGGACCATTGGAGATGTTGATGCCTATCAGCTACCTGATGCGAAGGGATACAGCAG TTTATTGAGATACTTATTAGGAGTCACCGAGGAGGAGAGGCGAATGAGACGAGAAGAAATTTTGTCAACCAG GTTGGATGACTTCAAGGAGTTTGCCGACTTCATAGAGGCAGTCAAGGACAAAGGTGTTGTGGTTGTTGTCGCATCTCCAGATGACGTAGATGCTGCAAACAAGTTGCGCCCCAACTTTTTTGAAGTGAAGAAGGCGCTATAA